One stretch of Paenibacillus sp. AN1007 DNA includes these proteins:
- a CDS encoding sigma-70 family RNA polymerase sigma factor: MEEPIHQIITDVLQGNKDRYALIVIRCEKFIFNYCYHMLGDYGEAEDCSQEVFLKAYRGLHTYKPDRPFEAWLYRIAYNHSIDMLRKRKVTRLLPFLYKNDRENNHVDQAIDHKYYNPAVLHALAALSAEERSLLILRCVEDKSYNDISLILNQNAAYLRKKFQRAAAKFRKNYVSQEEEKPNESQRSRTRPESTISKG; this comes from the coding sequence TTGGAAGAACCAATTCATCAGATCATCACGGATGTGCTGCAGGGGAATAAAGACAGATATGCCCTGATTGTCATCCGCTGTGAGAAATTCATTTTCAATTACTGTTATCACATGCTGGGGGACTACGGAGAGGCGGAGGACTGCAGCCAGGAGGTATTCCTGAAAGCCTATCGCGGACTGCACACCTATAAGCCTGACCGGCCTTTTGAAGCCTGGCTGTATCGCATTGCCTATAATCATTCCATTGATATGCTTCGCAAGCGCAAGGTCACGAGATTACTGCCTTTTCTGTACAAAAATGACCGGGAGAACAATCATGTCGATCAAGCGATTGATCACAAATATTATAATCCGGCTGTCCTACACGCCCTTGCCGCGCTGTCCGCAGAAGAACGAAGTCTGCTGATTCTACGCTGTGTCGAGGACAAAAGCTACAACGATATCAGCCTTATTCTTAATCAGAATGCCGCCTACCTTCGAAAGAAATTTCAACGAGCTGCTGCTAAATTCAGAAAGAACTACGTCAGTCAAGAGGAGGAAAAGCCAAATGAGTCACAACGATCCCGGACAAGACCTGAAAGCACTATTTCAAAAGGTTGA
- a CDS encoding YvrJ family protein has translation MESSLTEAFRARLSQVGSPVMMTLYLFIRFEKKLDELFVKLGKLTEGFNVVIKDEQRQY, from the coding sequence ATGGAGAGCAGCCTAACTGAAGCTTTTCGAGCTAGACTTAGTCAAGTCGGAAGTCCGGTTATGATGACATTGTATTTATTTATCCGTTTTGAGAAAAAGCTGGACGAGTTGTTCGTTAAGTTGGGCAAGTTAACAGAAGGTTTCAACGTGGTGATTAAAGATGAACAAAGACAGTATTGA
- a CDS encoding copper amine oxidase N-terminal domain-containing protein — protein MKKIMIFIAALCVVTAAGALYASTSAAKVSAAGASEYTLTVNGRAVQVNTAEQMPFEHKSTVMVPLRATAESLGYEVSWIAAEKAVRVEDRIQSVLLKQGSTQAKFTGKLKVINLNQDVELPVPVQSRKGIMYVPTAFFEPFFNEVVIKEGNISISAQMSSIQ, from the coding sequence ATGAAAAAGATAATGATCTTCATCGCTGCATTATGCGTTGTAACGGCAGCCGGGGCTTTGTATGCATCCACATCAGCCGCGAAAGTCAGCGCAGCCGGAGCCTCAGAGTACACGTTAACTGTAAATGGAAGAGCAGTTCAGGTTAATACCGCAGAGCAGATGCCTTTTGAGCATAAAAGCACGGTTATGGTACCTTTGCGAGCGACAGCTGAATCGCTTGGGTATGAGGTGAGCTGGATCGCGGCGGAGAAGGCCGTGCGTGTTGAAGATCGCATACAGTCTGTTTTATTGAAGCAGGGCAGTACACAGGCCAAGTTTACGGGCAAGTTAAAAGTCATCAATTTGAACCAGGATGTAGAGCTGCCTGTACCCGTTCAATCCAGGAAAGGCATAATGTATGTGCCTACTGCCTTCTTTGAACCTTTCTTCAATGAGGTTGTTATAAAAGAAGGGAATATTTCCATATCCGCGCAAATGTCCAGCATTCAATAA
- a CDS encoding DUF4367 domain-containing protein has protein sequence MSHNDPGQDLKALFQKVEPLDQTLQKRIMHEINQEFVPNERFFVKHRVAVFLLVGLLLTVSTGIVAIKYQSLFNDNGDVLFEEKPLSADHTYELDAEEQERIHRMNEIWVNEIEPGQAALIYVVPNNPHHQFDIKSNPFMIDSFEELTQMVHVPGIPLYQELSGASRTYAFQKASVYMEYEQDLYELSDEKKDALVRKLRLQAETAGKDYALMPVAFTDEFQLSSITYTNGKNEISLSVMNSKDTGPLIASYDDNLNTTSRKIKIHGQDVIARTYGGDVTELMWVYQEPETKYAYHYTLGVREGVIPPEELMHIAETLIPASRN, from the coding sequence ATGAGTCACAACGATCCCGGACAAGACCTGAAAGCACTATTTCAAAAGGTTGAACCGCTTGACCAGACCCTGCAAAAGCGGATCATGCACGAGATTAACCAGGAATTTGTCCCAAACGAACGCTTTTTCGTTAAACATCGTGTCGCTGTGTTTCTCCTCGTTGGGCTGCTGCTGACCGTATCCACCGGGATTGTGGCAATAAAGTATCAGTCGTTATTTAACGACAATGGGGATGTGCTTTTCGAGGAAAAACCGCTGTCTGCTGATCATACCTATGAGCTTGATGCAGAAGAGCAGGAACGCATTCATCGCATGAATGAAATCTGGGTGAATGAGATTGAACCGGGGCAAGCCGCACTGATCTATGTCGTACCGAATAATCCACATCATCAGTTTGATATCAAGTCAAACCCATTCATGATCGATAGCTTTGAGGAATTAACCCAGATGGTTCATGTCCCGGGCATACCGCTGTATCAAGAGCTCTCGGGAGCTTCACGTACCTATGCTTTCCAGAAAGCCAGCGTGTATATGGAATATGAGCAGGATCTATATGAGCTTTCGGATGAGAAAAAGGATGCCTTGGTCCGCAAGCTGCGCCTTCAGGCTGAAACTGCCGGGAAAGATTATGCGCTCATGCCGGTTGCATTCACCGATGAATTCCAGCTATCTTCCATCACTTATACCAACGGTAAAAATGAGATTTCACTAAGCGTGATGAACAGCAAGGATACCGGACCACTGATCGCTTCTTATGACGATAATCTGAATACCACCAGCCGTAAAATCAAGATACACGGACAGGACGTGATTGCGAGAACATACGGGGGGGATGTTACAGAATTAATGTGGGTGTATCAGGAGCCTGAAACCAAGTACGCATACCACTACACGCTCGGTGTTCGTGAAGGTGTCATTCCTCCGGAAGAATTAATGCATATTGCCGAGACGCTTATTCCAGCATCCAGGAATTAA
- a CDS encoding sigma-70 family RNA polymerase sigma factor translates to MSTLEKATYDYVIDRVQLTFEDYRKKHPDLFRDPVIINFFKQESNRQLLLGFINGEYDKERALNESFRTFYFHIRFVAYVTSLLQFMSIDQMRRNQRYAARNVLIYDKPSSDESSMSIGEARSTYQTSLDSAHSNSSVLPLKEQLTDDRLESAYEKLTDKQKHVTTLYYGQGYHDHEIAAELQVSQQAVAKTRGNALKKMRTMLVGEGS, encoded by the coding sequence ATGAGTACCCTGGAGAAAGCGACGTATGATTATGTGATCGATCGAGTGCAATTAACATTTGAGGATTACCGGAAGAAACACCCCGATTTGTTTCGTGATCCGGTTATCATCAATTTTTTCAAACAGGAGAGTAATCGGCAATTGCTGCTGGGTTTCATCAATGGAGAGTACGACAAGGAAAGAGCACTCAATGAGTCTTTCCGCACGTTTTATTTTCACATTCGTTTTGTAGCCTATGTCACTTCTTTGCTGCAGTTTATGAGCATTGATCAGATGCGGCGTAATCAGCGTTATGCTGCCCGAAATGTACTGATCTATGATAAGCCATCCTCTGATGAGTCGAGTATGTCTATCGGTGAAGCAAGGAGTACTTATCAGACTTCCCTTGATTCTGCCCATTCGAACAGCAGCGTGCTGCCTCTGAAGGAACAATTGACAGATGATCGGTTGGAGTCCGCCTATGAGAAATTAACAGATAAACAAAAGCATGTAACAACGTTATATTATGGGCAAGGTTACCATGATCATGAAATTGCAGCGGAGCTTCAGGTCAGCCAGCAGGCTGTAGCCAAGACAAGGGGTAACGCTTTGAAAAAGATGAGAACGATGTTAGTAGGGGAGGGGTCGTAG
- a CDS encoding helix-turn-helix domain-containing protein codes for MNKDSIDFYEAVRKAQNGDQESMQQIIDAFEPIIQRLRYQVRPQERDDLSQSIVEGLMIKIKNYNLDNVPTYAEFCRQIMDNNR; via the coding sequence ATGAACAAAGACAGTATTGATTTTTATGAAGCAGTTCGGAAAGCACAGAATGGGGATCAAGAAAGTATGCAGCAGATCATTGATGCATTCGAGCCAATAATTCAGCGGTTGAGATATCAGGTTCGTCCACAAGAACGTGATGATTTGTCTCAGAGCATTGTAGAGGGACTAATGATTAAAATTAAAAACTACAATTTAGACAATGTTCCTACATATGCAGAGTTTTGCAGACAAATAATGGATAATAATAGATAG